In a genomic window of uncultured Sphaerochaeta sp.:
- a CDS encoding DNA-processing protein DprA has product MHMDATSHQALNYETLLRCLGGSEAKAVEAFAKAEIQQLAQEPLSLHIEAYAQLLGLDADLISRAYWQCRPLFEEMDEKTIILGWDSPAWPKMVDSFAYRPRFLYVQGRVQLLSEPSVSVIGTRSPSLEGKKLALQTSQALSKAGFIVTSGLALGIDGVAHKAALATGSPTIAVIGTPLSTAYPPEHADLQAEIARTGVVVTRFAPSTTTQKWHFLLRNRLMSALSVASIVVEDRDGGGAVRQASFALEQKKYLFLYQSSVDNHAFLWPRQFANQSRVFTIKKPEDLPRVLTQAMKDRLSLGKKVEKPVQLDLFSAPSP; this is encoded by the coding sequence ATGCATATGGATGCCACTTCTCACCAAGCCCTCAATTATGAAACGCTGCTCAGATGTCTCGGTGGATCGGAGGCAAAAGCCGTGGAAGCTTTTGCAAAGGCAGAGATTCAGCAACTTGCGCAGGAACCACTTTCGTTGCATATCGAGGCCTATGCACAGCTGCTTGGTCTCGATGCTGATCTCATCAGCCGTGCCTACTGGCAGTGTCGTCCCTTGTTTGAGGAGATGGATGAGAAGACCATCATTCTTGGGTGGGATAGTCCGGCATGGCCGAAGATGGTGGATAGTTTTGCCTACCGCCCCCGATTTCTCTATGTACAAGGAAGAGTGCAACTGCTCAGTGAGCCTTCGGTTTCAGTCATCGGCACCCGCTCTCCTTCGCTGGAAGGCAAGAAACTTGCCCTGCAGACATCCCAGGCGCTCTCCAAGGCTGGATTCATCGTAACCAGCGGGCTTGCCTTGGGTATCGATGGGGTTGCCCACAAGGCTGCCCTGGCCACAGGATCCCCAACGATTGCAGTCATCGGGACACCTCTCTCCACTGCGTATCCTCCCGAGCATGCGGACCTGCAAGCTGAGATTGCAAGGACCGGAGTCGTAGTGACCCGCTTTGCACCCTCGACCACCACCCAGAAGTGGCACTTTCTCTTGCGCAACCGGCTGATGAGCGCCCTTTCGGTCGCTTCCATCGTGGTTGAGGACCGTGATGGGGGAGGGGCGGTGCGGCAAGCCTCGTTTGCCTTGGAACAGAAGAAGTATCTCTTTCTCTACCAGAGCAGTGTGGACAACCACGCTTTTCTCTGGCCGAGACAATTTGCCAACCAAAGCCGGGTATTCACCATCAAGAAACCGGAAGATCTTCCCCGGGTTTTGACCCAGGCGATGAAAGATCGGCTTTCTCTGGGAAAGAAGGTCGAAAAGCCGGTGCAACTGGACCTCTTCTCCGCTCCCTCTCCTTGA